A section of the Styela clava chromosome 9, kaStyClav1.hap1.2, whole genome shotgun sequence genome encodes:
- the LOC120336421 gene encoding uncharacterized protein LOC120336421 isoform X3, whose protein sequence is MSFNYHLYESYCISVLILPCRKEECYSRRSKQESYRSHFHCLFCFNVYGRKAHMLRHLNRLNGKCGEVKGRQSWSAKSQNVDSKGKHINDEKNRHENNLEREYTHGDAAR, encoded by the exons ATGTCATTCAACTATCATTTATATGAAAGTTATTGTATTTCAGTTCTGATTCTTCCCTGTCGAAAAGAAGAATGCTATAGCAGAAGGAGCAAACAAGAATCATATCGAAGCCATTTCCACTGTCTTTTCTGTTTTAACGTTTACGGAAGAAAAGCACATATGCTGCGGCATCTGAACAGATTAAATG GAAAATGTGGTGAAGTCAAAGGTAGGCAGTCTTGGAGTGCGAAGTCACaaaatgttgattcgaaag GTAAACATATCAATGATGAAAAAAACCGGCATGAAAACAATCTTGAAAGAGAGTATACGCATG GTGatgctgctcgataa
- the LOC120336421 gene encoding uncharacterized protein LOC120336421 isoform X1, which translates to MSFNYHLYESYCISVLILPCRKEECYSRRSKQESYRSHFHCLFCFNVYGRKAHMLRHLNRLNGKCGEVKGRQSWSAKSQNVDSKGKHINDEKNRHENNLEREYTHGMCTIKLFISLSLITCLTFFHQYYVKLDSLPHR; encoded by the exons ATGTCATTCAACTATCATTTATATGAAAGTTATTGTATTTCAGTTCTGATTCTTCCCTGTCGAAAAGAAGAATGCTATAGCAGAAGGAGCAAACAAGAATCATATCGAAGCCATTTCCACTGTCTTTTCTGTTTTAACGTTTACGGAAGAAAAGCACATATGCTGCGGCATCTGAACAGATTAAATG GAAAATGTGGTGAAGTCAAAGGTAGGCAGTCTTGGAGTGCGAAGTCACaaaatgttgattcgaaag GTAAACATATCAATGATGAAAAAAACCGGCATGAAAACAATCTTGAAAGAGAGTATACGCATGGTATGTGTACAattaaattgtttatttcattaAGTCTGATCACATGTTTGACTTTTTTCCATCAGTATTATGTAAAGTTGGACTCACTTCCTCATAGGTGa
- the LOC120336421 gene encoding uncharacterized protein LOC120336421 isoform X4, with protein MSFNYHLYESYCISVLILPCRKEECYSRRSKQESYRSHFHCLFCFNVYGRKAHMLRHLNRLNGKCGEVKGRQSWSAKSQNVDSKGKHINDEKNRHENNLEREYTHAGL; from the exons ATGTCATTCAACTATCATTTATATGAAAGTTATTGTATTTCAGTTCTGATTCTTCCCTGTCGAAAAGAAGAATGCTATAGCAGAAGGAGCAAACAAGAATCATATCGAAGCCATTTCCACTGTCTTTTCTGTTTTAACGTTTACGGAAGAAAAGCACATATGCTGCGGCATCTGAACAGATTAAATG GAAAATGTGGTGAAGTCAAAGGTAGGCAGTCTTGGAGTGCGAAGTCACaaaatgttgattcgaaag GTAAACATATCAATGATGAAAAAAACCGGCATGAAAACAATCTTGAAAGAGAGTATACGCATG